One segment of Hippopotamus amphibius kiboko isolate mHipAmp2 chromosome 2, mHipAmp2.hap2, whole genome shotgun sequence DNA contains the following:
- the FOXE1 gene encoding forkhead box protein E1, with protein MTAESGPPPPPPQPEALAAVKEERGEAEAGVPAEAAGRGAGGRRRKRPLQRGKPPYSYIALIAMAIAHAPERRLTLGGIYKFITERFPFYRDNPKKWQNSIRHNLTLNDCFLKIPREAGRPGKGNYWALDPNAEDMFESGSFLRRRKRFKRSDLSTYPAYMHDAAAAAAAAAAAAAAAAIFPGGVPAARPPYPGAVYAGYAPPSLAAPPPVYYPAASPGPCRVFGLVPERPLSPELGPAPSGPAGSCAFASAGASATTTAYQPAGCAGARPASASAYAAAYAGPDGAYSQGAGSALFAAAGRLAGPASPPAGGGSGGVETAVDFYGRTSPGQFGALGPCYNPGGQLGGASGGAYHARHAAAYPGGVDRFVSAM; from the coding sequence ATGACGGCCGAGagcgggccgccgccgccgccgcctcagcCGGAGGCGCTGGCGGCCGTGAAGGAGGAGCGCGGTGAGGCGGAAGCCGGGGTCCCGGCGGAGGCCGCGGGTCGCGGcgccggcgggcggcggcggaAGCGCCCCCTGCAGCGGGGGAAGCCGCCCTACAGCTACATCGCGCTCATCGCCATGGCCATAGCGCACGCGCCGGAGCGCCGCCTCACGCTGGGCGGCATCTACAAGTTCATCACCGAGCGTTTCCCCTTCTACCGCGACAACCCCAAAAAGTGGCAGAACAGTATCCGCCACAACCTCACGCTCAACGACTGCTTCCTCAAGATCCCGCGCGAGGCCGGCCGCCCGGGCAAGGGCAACTACTGGGCGCTCGACCCCAACGCCGAGGACATGTTCGAGAGCGGCAGCTTCCTACGCCGCCGCAAGCGCTTCAAGCGCTCTGACCTCTCCACTTACCCGGCCTACATGCACgacgcggccgccgccgccgctgccgccgccgccgccgccgccgctgccgccatCTTCCCGGGCGGGGTGCCCGCTGCGCGCCCGCCCTACCCGGGCGCCGTCTATGCAGGCTATGCCCCGCCGTCGCtcgccgcgccgcccccggtcTACTACCCGGCTGCGTCGCCAGGCCCGTGCCGTGTCTTCGGCCTGGTGCCTGAGCGGCCGCTTAGCCCTGAACTGGGCCCAGCGCCGTCGGGGCCCGCCGGTTCCTGCGCCTTTGCCTCGGCCGGCGCCTCTGCCACGACCACCGCTTACCAGCCCGCGGGCTGCGCCGGCGCCCGACCGGCCAGCGCTTCCGCCTATGCTGCCGCCTACGCGGGCCCCGACGGCGCGTACTCGCAAGGGGCCGGCAGCGCCCTCTTCGCAGCAGCTGGCAGGTTGGCCGGGCCCGCTTCGCCCCCCGCGGGGGGCGGCAGTGGCGGCGTCGAGACTGCAGTGGACTTCTATGGGCGCACATCGCCCGGCCAGTTCGGAGCGCTGGGGCCCTGCTACAATCCTGGTGGGCAGCTCGGAGGGGCCAGTGGAGGCGCCTACCATGCTCGCCATGCGGCTGCCTATCCAGGCGGAGTGGATCGGTTTGTGTCTGCCATGTGA